TGTTTCTTCAGCCTTATCAACAAGTGGGGCCATCTCTTTAAGGGCAAACTTCCTGATTGAATCCTGAAAGATCCTTTGTTGTTCTGTAAAATCAAAATTCACTTACTTTTCCTCCTTCTATTTCGAACTATTAAAGAATCATGCCACAGCTGTCACGCTGGTAAAAGCCTTGAGTTAAGGGAATAGGAAGAAGTTTTGACATTACCATAAATGTTCTGATAGGCGAGACGCCTTTCCTACCGATTGATTTTTATGTTTAATTACATTTCTAATGCCTGCTTACCTGCTTTTATTATTTTTGCCAGTTCTACAGTCCGTCTGGCTAGCGCCCTTGCTCCATTTAATCCGTATTCATCTTTTAATATGCCAAGCTTATCTTTAGGATCAAAGTTTCCTGTACCACCAAAGCTGGATGTCCCTCCCGCACCAAAAATTGTACCTGGGTGATGCACACTTGCGGGTATCATCTCAAAACCAAAGAAGAGGTAGTTAATACTGAGTAGAGTGGTCTCTATACCACCGTGCCTCATCCAGCCAACTGCGAAAGCCCCACCTACTTTATCTTTTAGTTTACCTTCATAAACGTTACCAAAAGCACAAGCGCGAAGTCTGTCCATTAGCGTTGCAAGGTATCCGGAAACCCTGCACACATAGGCAGGAGAAGCCAACAGTAGTACATCTGAATTGAGAACTTTAGGGAAGATATCAACCATATCATCCTGGATAGCACAAAATTTCCCCTCCTCCTGTTTTCTCAAGCACCAGTTACAATGCCTGCAGTCACTTATGTTTTTTCCCACGACAGAAATCATCTCTGTCTTGACAGACTCCATGCCTTCTATATCCTTCATGGCCTCTCTTAAAAAAGTTTCGGTATTTCCCCCTTTAATCGGGCTCCCACAGATTCCCAAGACATTAATATCCATTCTTCTTTCCTCCTTGCATTTGTATATCTATGACCTCACACTCAACAGATCGTAGTTGAGTCAATAACTGGTCTATAACCATGGTACAGGATTGCCTTTCATTAATTGAAAGAATAATTCTACCTCCTTTCTAAGATAGCACGTACCTCGAAATCACCACTCTCTGAATCTCATTCGTTCCATCGGCGATCTGAGCTCCTTTTGCATCCCTCATAAGTCGTTCCACCGGATAGTCTTCCATGTATCCATATCCACCGTGAATCTGCACAGCTTCGGTAGTAACGTGCATGGCCGTATCCGAAGCGAAACACTTGGACATAGCTACCATAGCCTCTATCATGTTGAAGTTCGCTTGTCCACTGTCAATCATGGCAGCGGTCCTGTATATGAGTGAACGCGCAGCCTCTATCCCCATAGCCATGTCGGCCAGTTTAAACTGTATGGCCTGAAACTGTGCTATAGGTCTGTCAAACTGAATCCTCTGCTTTGCATACTCTATGGCATGATCCAATGCGCCCTGAGCGAGCCCCAAAGCCATTGTACCGGTACCCCACACCCTCATCATATTTCCATCCACCATAAGTATCTTCCAACCATCTCCCTCATTCAGTAATCGGTTAGCTTTCGGTACTCTAGAATCCTCAAAGATAAGCTCTCTCATGGGAACTCCCCGGAATCCCATCTTCTTTTCCTTCTTCCCCCCCTTAAATCCTGGAGTGTCCTTTTCTATCACAAAGGCACTTATACCCTTTGCTTTTTCGCCTGGTCCAGTGCGAGCGAAAACCACCAGATAATCAGCGGTTAATCCACCGGATATAAAGCACTTTGTTCCATTAAGGATATAGGTATCTCCGTTCAAGACAGCCTTTGTTTGCATATTTGCAACATTCGACCCGTAGTTTGGCTCAGTAATGGCAATAGCACAGGTTTTGTTGGTCTTAGCCATCTCGCTGAAAATTCTCTCCTTTTGCTCGTCATTCCCGTTGGAGACAATAATATTTGAAACCACCCATGTCCCAGCTGTAATTTGGGCAGCGGCAAGACAATACCTCGCAAGTTCTTCAATAATTATGCACAGCGTGGTGGCGTTGGCATTCGCTCCACCGTATTTTTCCGGTAAGACAATCCGTAAAAGGCCGTTGTCGCCCAATATATCAACAACTTCCTGTGGAGACTCATCATTCTCCTCCATCTCCTTGATCATTGGGGTTAACTTTTCAGCCCCCAATTTCCTGACAGTATCCCGAATCATTTTCTGCTCATCAGTAAGATCGAACATAGTCTGTCCCTCCCCCCGCTTAATTTTTCGATACCCACTGTATCGATGTATTCACCAGTTGCATTGCCAGAATGTAAGAAAGATTAGTCCGAGGATCTTCTCCATTCGGTAATGGGAATAAAAGTCTTATTTTTCAGATATGCCTTCAAAAACCTTGTATAGTTCCCGCCCTTATGATCATCGGAACCATAGGTAAGAGGGCCTGTGAGACCTTCTGTATCAAAGCCTCGGATGGTTTCTATCCCCTCAACAAGGCTTTCACTGTTCAAACCTTCTCCTCCCCTCTTTATTCCCTCGGCAAGGATCATACTCTTAACCCAACCTACAGTATAGTCAACGGTCTGGCGTTTCCCCGGAAGATATCCTTCGGTTATCCTCATCATTTCTTGTACCCCTTTGGCAGCATCACCCCATAGAGCAAAAGGATTATCACAGATGTAGCCATCAGCAGCCCTGCCGGCTATCTCTATAATTGCCTCACTATTTGAGAAAAGTGTTCCTATGAACTGGGGTTTGTAACCTATCTTATACGCATCTCTTAAGAAGCAGATCGCCGTTCCATCACTACCACCCAAGATAACATAATTTGCTTTAGCCCTTCTCGAATTCATTACCTGTGATGTGGCATCTATTGCCGCAGGAGAAATGTACTCTTCGTGAAACTTGATTCCCAAAGGCTTTACTGTTTCCTGAATCGCCCTTGAGATTGTCCTCCCACTTTCGTTATCAAGATTGGCACAGGCTAATACAGGGTTCTTTGCCTTTAAATCTTTCAATATATAGTCAATCACGGTTTTTACCCGATTCTGGTAAGTATCTTGTACTGTAAAGACATATCGTTTTACCGGCTTGACTATTATCTCAGCCGAACTTACAGATATAATCGGCAGTTTTTGCTTTTCATAGTGGGGCATCAGGGCAGAAATATTCGCTGTTCCAGTAACCATAATACAAGTAAGTATCCCGTCTCTAAAGACGAGCTTTTTGAATGCTGCAAGGGTCAATGGAACTGAATACCTATCATCTTCATGAATGAGCCTTATCTTTCTACCATGGATTCCTCCTTGCTCATTAAGATACCTTAAGTAATTCTTAATGCCGTTGCTCATGGGAACGGTGACCGCTGTAACAGGTCCTGTCATATCGGCTATAAGCCCCACTTTAATAGTATCTTTACTAACACCTCGAACATCCTCACCGTAAACATGAGTTATTCCTAAGACAAACAAGGTTACAACAAATATTGTAAAGACTTTTTCTTTTCTCATGATTGGCACCTCCTTTGCTTCAAAGATTAGATAATGTATTATTCTTTTGGCGTTAACCAGCCTGAAATTGGAACAACTCTTTTATTGGCTATATCGGCCTTATACATTTTGCAAGCATCACTTGGTTTATGTTTGGTAGAACTGTAAGTGATGGGAGCGGTAATTCCAGCAGTATCTAGGTTACGTATATTCTCTATACCATCGACAAAGCCCTCTATGGTCAGATCGCGGCCTGCTTTCTTCAAACCTTCAGCGCATATTAAGGCAATAGCCCATCCCTGGGTATAGAACTTATTACGCATCGGCTTTTCTGTGCCAGGCTTGTATCTAAGGGTAATTCCCCTCATTTGAGCTACCCCCTCTGCATCCTCGTGCCATGAAGCAAAAGAATGAACCCCGATAAGATTACGTGCTGCGTCGCCAGCTATTCTCACAACATCGTCATCACATACATAATAGGTTCCGATAAAGTTACTATTAAAGTCAAGCATCTTTGCTGAACGTAAGAATGCAGCAGCTGTTACATTACTTGTCTGCAAGATCACATGGTTTACCTTGGCTTTCTTCATGGCAAGTACCTGTGTTGTAGCCTCTGTAGCTGCAAGATTAATTATTTCCATGGCAACCATCTTGATGCCATAGGACTCAGCTGTCTTCACAGCCGCAGCCCTACCAATTTTACCATATTCGATATCCAAGTTAATAAAGCCTATCCTTGGGTTTATGACTCTTAAATCCTCTATTAAGTACTTGAAAATGACTTTAATCTCATCCTCATACGTAGCACATGGGATAAAAAGATACCGTTTACATGGCTTGATCATGTCCTCAGCTAGACTTATGATGATACCTGGCACTCTATTCTTTTCTATGCTATGATAAAAAGCCTTGGTCTGTCCACTCCCTCCCATACCAAGGATCGTAAGAACTTCATCTCTAAAGATCAATTTCTTGAAGGCTGCCATGGCTAATGGTATAGTATATCGGTCATCTTCTACGATCAATTTAACCTTGCGGTTGTAAATGCCCCCCTGTTCGTTTATGTATTGGAAGTAGTTCCTGATCCCCTCGGTTATGGGTACGGTTGTATCTGCCACAGGACCAGTTTGAGCCAATATGACTCCGATGTCAATGGTATCATCCGTTACACCTCTAACCCCTCCTGCATACACAAAGAGGCTTCCAAGAAATAAGGAAGAAAACAAAAACAAAAAAACTGCACCCACGAACCTGTACCGACAAAATGCATCTTTCTTTTCCATGGTGTTACCTCCCTTTTGCTAAGTAGCTTCCCTGTGGAATGCCACTCACCATATTATTTTGACCGGTGTTTCCAGAAATTTGGTTTTCTCTTTTCAAAGAAGGCGCCCTGGGCTTCTCTGACATCCATGCCATCGAAGAAATCCGGGGCAATAAGGTTCTGGAATCGTCCCAGAGATCCATCAAGATAGTCAATAACACTATCAAAACTGGCCTTTAATATTGATATGCAGTCCGGAGAATGAGCTAGAATCCGTTCACACCAACTGTCCACTTCTTCATCCAGTTTTTCAAGAGGGACTACTGCATTAACCAACCCCATCTCTAATGCCTCCTGGGCAGTATACTGTTTGGTCAACATCCAGATTTCTCTCGCCTTTTTAGCACCCACAACAAAGGTTAGATAGGCAACACAGAAACCGTCAGCAGGGCTTCCCACCCGTGGCCCAGTTTGCCCGAATTTAGCATTATCTGCTGCAATGGTAAAATCACACATATACGCCAGGTGATTGCCTCCCCCGATTGCATAGCCTTTTACCGCTGCTATCACAGGCTTTCGGCATCTGCGAACAAAGGAGTTTACTACAGGTCTGCCCCCTGAGAGGACAAATCGGGAACCCCTCCTCGGATCATCCTGCCCTTCCTTTTCCCATGATACATCACCTCCGGTACAAAAAGCTTTGTCGCCAGTGCCTGTAAGAACTACAGCACCTAGAGTCTTATCATGACTGGCATCGTCCAATGCGATACACATCTCATCTACGGTATCGCCCGTGAATGCATTATAGACCTTAGGCCTGTTGATAGTGATTCTCCCTACTCCTCCTCCTTCGCTGTGGTACTTGCTTTCGTAGATTATGTCCTTAAAACCAAATTTCTCTATCTGTTTCCATTCAGTCCATCCCATTTTTCCGCCTCCATCTGTAATAAAAAAAGTTGTATAGTTATTTTATACCTTAAGCCCCAGCTGCCTGGCGATAATAGTCCTCTGAATCTGAGAAGTACCTGCGGTTACTGTTGCAACCCTGGCATCACGAAAATAACGCTGCATGTCGTACTCCATCATAAAGCCATACCCTCCAAGTATCTGCATACCCTTATTCGTAACCCTGGCCAGTGTCTCTGAACCAAAAAGCTTGGCCATAGAAACTTCCTTTATACAAGGAATCCCTTCATCAATCATGTTTGCCACATGGTATGTAAGAAGACGTGCTGCCTGTACCTCGGTATACATGTCCGCCAGCATATGCCCGATAGCCTGAAAATTGCCTATGGGCTGACCAAACTGCTCCCTCTCCTTTGCGTATTGAATGGAGTCAGCAACCGCCTGCTTGCCGTTGCCCACATACAGCCCGCAAGTAAAGAGCCTTTCGTGCTCAAGCTGGGATAAAAGAGCATCCCACCCTTTATTCACCCCTCCCAGAATGTTATCCTTCGAAACCCTGACGTTCTCTATGAATATCTCATTGGTGCCGATTATGTGCCTCCCCAGAGTATTCAACCTGCGAATGTCAAGGCCCGGCGATCGGGAATCAACCATAAATATAGTCAAACCCCTGTGTTTCTTGACCGTCTTGTCGGTTCTGGCTACCATATGAATTATATTGTCCTTAAGATGCGCTCCGGTAGAAAAAACCTTCTGCCCGTTCAGGATGTAATCATTCCCATCCGGCACCGCCTCTGTAGATACGGCAGCAGAATCACTGCCGGCACCAGGCTCGGTGATGGAAATGGAAAATCTCACCGTTCCGTTTAATATCCTGGGTATGTAAAGACTCTTCTGCTCCTCAGTCCCGTGAGCTATAATATTGAGACCCATAAGCACAGGAATCCCCCAGACTGCGGCCATGTCGTAAGCATAACGGGCCAGTTCTTCGGTGACTATAAGAAACTCCACAGCACCACAATTGCTGCCCCCGTACTCCTCAGGGTAAGGCAAGCCCATCCAGCCTAACTTGACCATCTTGTCATAGACTTCGTAAGGATACTCCTTGTTTTCGTCGAGCTTCCTTACATACTCTCTTGGGCATTCCTTTTCAACAAAGTCATGGACGCTTTTTCTCAATATCTCCTGTGCTTCTGTAAATTTGAAATCCATTCAGTTCCTCCTTTCCTAACATTTATTTGTTCATTTTGTGTCATTCTTTCGAAATATTATTAGCTCGTTTAGAATACTCAAACTAGGCCACTTCTATATTCTCAAGATGCTTTCTCAGCACTTGACCTGTTATTATTCTATGGCTTTCAACCAGGTTTCTAACTAACTCTGATTCCTTCTTTTCAAAGGCATCTATGATTCTTCCATGTCCAAGTATTCCATTATCCAGCAATCCAGGGATAGAAAACGCAATATACCAATACTGGCCAAGAGAACCAATCTTATCATATATTAAATTTGTCCAGTTCGTCAGTGGGCAAACATCTAAAAAGATACGATGGAATTCATTATTTACCTTAAGCCAATTCTTCCCCTCTTTTTTTAACTCTTCCTTCTGCATCTGAAGGTGAAGATTTTTCAATTTATTCAGATGTAATGGCTTTAACATGGGAGTCACCAATTTTGCTGCATATCCTTCCAGTACTCCCACAATGGTATACATGTATTCTATATCCTGAGGCGAAGCTTTCGCAACATGAGCTCCCTTATATGGAATTACTTCTACAAGCTTTTCTGCTTCCAGTTTCTTTATAGCTTCCCTTAGAGGAATAGAACTTACCCCAAACTGAGCAGCCAGAGACGACTCTACAAGCCTTTGTCCGGGCTTCAACTGACCTGAGAAAATCGCTTTTTTGAGCGCATTAAAAACTACACTGCTTAACGAATTCACTTCTTTCGAAATTGTCTTGAACATCGATCTTCCTTTCTTCTCAATAAAAGACTTGACACTATAATATATAATATATTATATATTATATATAAAGTTGTCAAGAATTAATTTAAATGATTGCAATTTAAACTTACCCAAAAAAGTCCTTGACATAGTTATACGGGAGGCTATTATTTATGGATGGATACCACTAACAAAAGAATCTATTGTAAAGGAGTATGTAACTATGAGTTCCATCTTACCAAAAGGGGAAGATATAAAAAGGGCAGTAAAATGGATTTCTGAACAATTGCAGGAAAACCCTGATCAAGCTGTGCAACAACTTGTAAATAAAGCTATTTTGCATTTCAACCTATCCCCCAAAGACGCAGAGTTTTTGATAAACTTCTACAGTTCCCAAAAGTGAACCAAAGGTTGATGGACTCGTAAAAATATGCTGACTGATAATGACTTAGTGAAACTGTACACTAAAGAAAAAGAGTGGGATTGGGTCAACTATGGAACTCTGTTGCTGTTCTCTTTCAATTTAAGGAAAGAAATACCATATGTGAGGGAAAATATCTCTCCCGAGATACATTTTATTACTGATGAATCCTCTGACACAAAAGAAACACTGATTAATGGGTGTAACCAACACAGTGATATCTTTGAAGACCGGTTAAAAAAGGGGGACATCTGTTGTGCTGCTTGCTTTAGAGAGGAAATTGTCTCTTATTGCTGGGTGGCATCAAGTGAAGCATATATAGGGGAAATTGGCAGGAAGATAAGATTGAAAAATAATGAGATATACCTGTATGATGCCTTTACAAAACCTGAATTACGGGGGAGTAATCTCTTTCCTAAAATACTAACAGCCATACTCTATTATGGAAGGCAAAAAGGGTATCAAACTGTCCTTACATTTGTCCTGTCCTCAAATAATTCCTCTGTAACAGCGATTAAAAAGGCAGGTTTCGATAGATTCCAGAGTATATACTTTGTCGATATCTACAGTAAAACATTCTGCAGATTCAGTAAGGTGAGAGATATCGAGCTGGCAGTTGAGGAGCGGCTAGTACCATCAATTGGTATATAATGGTCAAGGTATCAAGGTTAAAATATCAGGCCCATCATCTGTAATTGCAATAGTATGTTCGAAATGAGCGCATAGACTCCCGTCCATCGTTACGACTGTCCAGCCGTCGGGTTCAACCTTAACCCTCCATGTCCCAACATTAACCATAGGCTCCAATGCTAATACCATCCCAGCCTTTAACTGTACACCCCTATTGGGGAGACCGAAATTGGGGATTTGTGGTTCTTCATGGAGGTTTCTGCCTATCCCATGGCCTACAAAATCCCTTACTACAGAGAAACCGTTCCCTTCAACCCAAGATTGAATAGCATAGGATATATCATGGAGTCTGCCTCCTGCTTTAGCCTGTTCAATTCCCTTATAGAGGGCATTTTGTGTAACATCCAGCAATCTTGCAGCCTCTTGACTTATCTTCCCAACAGGGACAGTAATAGCAGCATCACCATAGAATCCGTTGAGAACTACGCCCAGGTCCAGGCTCACAATATCCCCTTCTTTTAACCTCCTTGAATCTGGAATCCCATGTACTAACTGTTCGTTAACAGAAACACACAGACTCGCCGGGAAACCGCGGTATCCCTTAAATGCAGGGATGGCACCCCTTTTTTTTATCTGCTCTTCCGCATAGGAATCTAACTCTAATGTAGTGATCCCTGGTTTGATAATTTTCCTTAATGCCTTTAATATATGTACAACAATCCAGTTACTCTTTCTCAGTAATTCAATCTCTTCTTTAGACTTTAGAATAATCATATATCCGTTTTTTCCAGGCTATTTCCCAAACTCCGTTATCTGTTTCCCGGGGGGCATTCAGTGGCTACCTTCCTGAAACTCGTCCATCTGCCTATAGTAGTCCTGCCCATCGTGAACAACGATCCGTATAATCTTTTGTTTCTGAAGGTCTTTTAAGTACTTGATTGCTTCGTTTATGTGTATGCCGAGAGAGCTTGAAATATCAAGGAGGGTAATCGAGCGTCGTCTCACAAGGTTGACTATTGCTGACTTTATATCTACTTCACTGCTATCTTGTTCTTTCTTTTGGAATTCTTCTATAACGCTGTATTTTTCCCCCAATATGGTTTTTATCGCCTGCAATTCTTCCACGGATAGCCCTTCTGCAAAACTTTCAGCGGGGGGACGAGTAACGGTATTGAGCTGAATTTTTTTAGGATCTATCTCCGAAACTATGGTTTTGATCTTTTCCACTTCGCCAGGATGGTCATTTTGCCCCTTGACAAACATTATTTCAAGCCATATTTCCCCACTAAACTCTCTGCTAAAGGATTTTAACCCATCGATTATCCGACCTGCTTCCAATGAACTATGGGGGCGGTTTATTTTCTCAAATACCTCTTGTGTAACAGCGTCCAGGGAAGGAATAACAAGATCAGCGTTACGCAGGGCATTTCTTACCCCCTTTTGGTAAAGTAAAGTTCCATTGGTTATTACGGCAACAGGGGTATTCGTTATCCCTTTGACCGCGTTGATAATCTCTCCGATATTGGAATTTAAGGTAGGCTCACCAGAACCGGAAAGAGTGATGTAGTCTATACTCTGTCTTTGGTGCAGAGCATAGCTCAGCTCAGGAAGGATATCCTTTGGTGCTACAAATTCCCCCCTTTTTACTGTCTTTCTGGTTGTCCTGCCCAGTTGGCAGTACACACAGTCGAGGGTACATGTCTTGAAAGGGACTATATCAACTCCTAAAGAAAAGCCTAACCTTCGGGAAGGTACAGGCCCAAAGATATAATTCAAATTCACTTCTCTCAAGCTGTCCACTCCTTTTCGTACACCTATCCTTCTCTACTTTTTTTATTTATAATTTTATTCATCGTAATTTGCAAATAAAAAAATCTAAATATCCCTTGCCATTTTTTCATACATGGGTTATATTTTATAACAAGAAATTTGGAAGATAAGTATACTTTTTCCCCTCAGTATTAATTTTTTGATGTAATTCATCGAGGGTTATTCTATTAAAATTCCTTTTGCTGTAGATGGAGTTACCTGAAGATTAAGGTTATGGGAAAACGTTTACATTTTGGCGACAAAGAAATATATATGGTCGAGGAGTCAATAGATCTGGCTGAAGACCTGGTGACTGCTTATTTCAACATATCCTCTGAAGAGTGGAGGAATTGTCATTACGAGCTTAAAACGCTTGCACATCTGAGCCAGGTAGAAATAACGGATAATGCCTTTGCCCAGATATGTAAGTATGAATGCGTAAAAGAGAAAGATTCCAGTCCCCCACTGTTCTTTGATCTTTATAGGATTTGCCTGCAGGATAACAGGATACTAAATGCTGTCAAGAGGTCGTTTAATAGAATAGAATTAAAGCCATTAATGTTATATATAGTTACTCACGAACTCTCTCACGTTGTAAGATTTAATAAATACTTTAAGAACTTTTCTGCTTCACCTGAAGAAAAAGAGTTGGAAGAAGCAAATGTCCATTCTATTACTTATGAGATGCTGAAATCAATGAAAGACCGGGGGGTAAACCGTGTCCTGAATCACTACCGTAGTTACCGATGGGAACTTGGGTAGTTTCATAATTGGATAGGTAGAAATAGGGGATAGTATCTTTTCCCCCGCAGGCTGTTGACAAGACAGGAAAGATTATTATATTAGGATGTAGCTTTTGACATAAGGAGACCTTTGAAAAACGCTTCCCTCGTGTCATTCCGGCGAAAGCCGGAATCCAGAACCGCTTGAAAACAATGGATTCCGTGTCAAGCACGGAATGACAGAAAGGTGATTTAATTATAAATTCAAAGGTCTCAAGATGAGGAGAAGGGGGTAGTTAAGTTGCCAATCTATGAGTATAATTGTAAAAATTGCGGGAAGGGATTTGAAATTTTGCAAAAGTTCTCTGATCCCCCCCCTTTAAAATGTCCATCGTGTTCAGGTGAGGTAACCAAATTAATCTCACAGTGTTCCTTTCATTTAAAAGGAACCGGTTGGTATGCCACTGATTATGCGAAAAAAAGTGGATGTGCTGACCAGAAAGATACTAAGACAGAGACTACGAAGAGTGATGATTCTGTCAGTAGCCCTTCCAAAGACTCAACGGATTGATTTTACAGGTTCAATCTATCTTTCGTCATTTCACATTGACTATTGATGGACTCGTAAAAAGTCAGGAAACTCTTTTTCTTGTCATTCCGGCGGAAGCCGGAATCCAGTAAATTCAAGCACTTCTAGACTCCGGCTTTCACCGGAGTGACGGCTTTGGGGACTTTTTACGAGAGTGTCACTATTGTAACTAATAAAAAACCCGGCGTTTTGCCGGGTTTTTTGTATCATAGATACCGATGAGTGTTACGCGTCCAGAATTGCCAGAGCTTCTTCTCTGTAGGCATCCATCAGATAGGGTATTCCGGTAACTTTAGCACATTCTTCAGTCAGGGACATAAGCTCCCTTCGCGTAATTGCAGGTATGCTAAAGCATCGGGCACCGGCCATTAGCTGCTGCAGCCCTACCTTAATCTTCTGGCTATAACTGTAAATCCCTAAAGCACCCAAAGGAATATTATTCATCTCTTTTTTGCCAACCAGCTCTGCAACTTCTTCATAACAAACAAAGATCTCTTCCGGGGTTGAGCCAAATTCGCTGACGGTTTTTGGAAGATCCTTTTCTTCGATCCACTTGGCAATATTTTTACCAACCATACCCGGAATCATCAATGCCCTTCCCATGCAAACTGCTTTGGTAAAAGGTGCACCCATAGCGAGTGCCTTGAATACACCGTCTTCACTGCTAAACCCACCGGCAAAGGCAACATCTGGGACGCGTTCGCCTTTGGCAGACAGTTTCTTGCAGAATTCGTAAGCCGCAGCATGGAGGTAAAGACTGGGCATCCCCCACTCTTCCATCATCCGCCAGGGACTCATGCCGGTTCCTCCTGGAGCACCATCAATAGTAAGTAAATCAATTTTAGCCTTTGATGACCATTTGATAGCCATAGCCAGTTCCCTCAAACCATAAGCGCCGGTTTTCAAAGTGACTCGTTTGAACCCAAGATTCTTCAAACGTTGAACCTCGGCATAAAAGCCCTCTTCGTC
The sequence above is a segment of the Thermodesulfobacteriota bacterium genome. Coding sequences within it:
- a CDS encoding ABC transporter substrate-binding protein translates to MEKKDAFCRYRFVGAVFLFLFSSLFLGSLFVYAGGVRGVTDDTIDIGVILAQTGPVADTTVPITEGIRNYFQYINEQGGIYNRKVKLIVEDDRYTIPLAMAAFKKLIFRDEVLTILGMGGSGQTKAFYHSIEKNRVPGIIISLAEDMIKPCKRYLFIPCATYEDEIKVIFKYLIEDLRVINPRIGFINLDIEYGKIGRAAAVKTAESYGIKMVAMEIINLAATEATTQVLAMKKAKVNHVILQTSNVTAAAFLRSAKMLDFNSNFIGTYYVCDDDVVRIAGDAARNLIGVHSFASWHEDAEGVAQMRGITLRYKPGTEKPMRNKFYTQGWAIALICAEGLKKAGRDLTIEGFVDGIENIRNLDTAGITAPITYSSTKHKPSDACKMYKADIANKRVVPISGWLTPKE
- a CDS encoding enoyl-CoA hydratase-related protein produces the protein MGWTEWKQIEKFGFKDIIYESKYHSEGGGVGRITINRPKVYNAFTGDTVDEMCIALDDASHDKTLGAVVLTGTGDKAFCTGGDVSWEKEGQDDPRRGSRFVLSGGRPVVNSFVRRCRKPVIAAVKGYAIGGGNHLAYMCDFTIAADNAKFGQTGPRVGSPADGFCVAYLTFVVGAKKAREIWMLTKQYTAQEALEMGLVNAVVPLEKLDEEVDSWCERILAHSPDCISILKASFDSVIDYLDGSLGRFQNLIAPDFFDGMDVREAQGAFFEKRKPNFWKHRSK
- a CDS encoding acyl-CoA dehydrogenase family protein produces the protein MDFKFTEAQEILRKSVHDFVEKECPREYVRKLDENKEYPYEVYDKMVKLGWMGLPYPEEYGGSNCGAVEFLIVTEELARYAYDMAAVWGIPVLMGLNIIAHGTEEQKSLYIPRILNGTVRFSISITEPGAGSDSAAVSTEAVPDGNDYILNGQKVFSTGAHLKDNIIHMVARTDKTVKKHRGLTIFMVDSRSPGLDIRRLNTLGRHIIGTNEIFIENVRVSKDNILGGVNKGWDALLSQLEHERLFTCGLYVGNGKQAVADSIQYAKEREQFGQPIGNFQAIGHMLADMYTEVQAARLLTYHVANMIDEGIPCIKEVSMAKLFGSETLARVTNKGMQILGGYGFMMEYDMQRYFRDARVATVTAGTSQIQRTIIARQLGLKV
- a CDS encoding acyl-CoA dehydrogenase family protein, whose product is MFDLTDEQKMIRDTVRKLGAEKLTPMIKEMEENDESPQEVVDILGDNGLLRIVLPEKYGGANANATTLCIIIEELARYCLAAAQITAGTWVVSNIIVSNGNDEQKERIFSEMAKTNKTCAIAITEPNYGSNVANMQTKAVLNGDTYILNGTKCFISGGLTADYLVVFARTGPGEKAKGISAFVIEKDTPGFKGGKKEKKMGFRGVPMRELIFEDSRVPKANRLLNEGDGWKILMVDGNMMRVWGTGTMALGLAQGALDHAIEYAKQRIQFDRPIAQFQAIQFKLADMAMGIEAARSLIYRTAAMIDSGQANFNMIEAMVAMSKCFASDTAMHVTTEAVQIHGGYGYMEDYPVERLMRDAKGAQIADGTNEIQRVVISRYVLS
- a CDS encoding flavodoxin family protein; this encodes MDINVLGICGSPIKGGNTETFLREAMKDIEGMESVKTEMISVVGKNISDCRHCNWCLRKQEEGKFCAIQDDMVDIFPKVLNSDVLLLASPAYVCRVSGYLATLMDRLRACAFGNVYEGKLKDKVGGAFAVGWMRHGGIETTLLSINYLFFGFEMIPASVHHPGTIFGAGGTSSFGGTGNFDPKDKLGILKDEYGLNGARALARRTVELAKIIKAGKQALEM
- the map gene encoding type I methionyl aminopeptidase, whose translation is MIILKSKEEIELLRKSNWIVVHILKALRKIIKPGITTLELDSYAEEQIKKRGAIPAFKGYRGFPASLCVSVNEQLVHGIPDSRRLKEGDIVSLDLGVVLNGFYGDAAITVPVGKISQEAARLLDVTQNALYKGIEQAKAGGRLHDISYAIQSWVEGNGFSVVRDFVGHGIGRNLHEEPQIPNFGLPNRGVQLKAGMVLALEPMVNVGTWRVKVEPDGWTVVTMDGSLCAHFEHTIAITDDGPDILTLIP
- a CDS encoding GntR family transcriptional regulator, with protein sequence MFKTISKEVNSLSSVVFNALKKAIFSGQLKPGQRLVESSLAAQFGVSSIPLREAIKKLEAEKLVEVIPYKGAHVAKASPQDIEYMYTIVGVLEGYAAKLVTPMLKPLHLNKLKNLHLQMQKEELKKEGKNWLKVNNEFHRIFLDVCPLTNWTNLIYDKIGSLGQYWYIAFSIPGLLDNGILGHGRIIDAFEKKESELVRNLVESHRIITGQVLRKHLENIEVA
- a CDS encoding ABC transporter substrate-binding protein, whose product is MRKEKVFTIFVVTLFVLGITHVYGEDVRGVSKDTIKVGLIADMTGPVTAVTVPMSNGIKNYLRYLNEQGGIHGRKIRLIHEDDRYSVPLTLAAFKKLVFRDGILTCIMVTGTANISALMPHYEKQKLPIISVSSAEIIVKPVKRYVFTVQDTYQNRVKTVIDYILKDLKAKNPVLACANLDNESGRTISRAIQETVKPLGIKFHEEYISPAAIDATSQVMNSRRAKANYVILGGSDGTAICFLRDAYKIGYKPQFIGTLFSNSEAIIEIAGRAADGYICDNPFALWGDAAKGVQEMMRITEGYLPGKRQTVDYTVGWVKSMILAEGIKRGGEGLNSESLVEGIETIRGFDTEGLTGPLTYGSDDHKGGNYTRFLKAYLKNKTFIPITEWRRSSD